One stretch of Rana temporaria chromosome 10, aRanTem1.1, whole genome shotgun sequence DNA includes these proteins:
- the LOC120916388 gene encoding fish-egg lectin-like isoform X1: MLFAVSLLLLCAGISASGDFHCTLIPGKLKQIDAGAGEVYGVNDGDDIYRWVNNDWIQIPGKLIHVSVGPAGVWGVNKDNVIYKFQDNDWMSVPGFLKQVDAGGDKFLGGVNARNSIYCLRRSCTVSRSSVVHFTPLDGSVKYYSCGPLGCWGVNSANSIYFRHNVKPTSCLGTQWEHVDGSLAMIEVSTDGSVYGVNSAGSVYRRDGISAETPTGTSWTELDFCVTFKHVTYDNGYLWLLDPTGDIYRCEETDLAITQDQAQRSLV, encoded by the exons ATGTTGTTTGCTGTGAGCCTCCTCCTGCTGTGTGCCGGAATCTCTGCTTCTGGAG ATTTTCATTGCACATTAATCCCGGGAAAACTGAAACAGATTGATGCCGGCGCAGGTGAAGTGTACGGTGTGAACGATGGCGATGACATTTACCGCTGGGTAAATAATGACTGGATACAAATTCCTGGGAAGCTCATCCATGTTTCCGTTGGACCTGCTGGAGTTTGGGGTGTGAACAAAGACAACGTCATCTATAAATTCCAAGACAATGACTGGATGTCTGTACCAG GGTTCTTGAAGCAGGTAGATGCTGGTGGTGATAAGTTCTTGGGCGGGGTGAACGCACGAAACAGCATTTACTGCTTGAGAAGGAGTTGCACTGTTTCAAGATCTTCTGTTGTACACTTCACCCCACTGGATGGGTCAGTGAAATATTACAGCTGTGGGCCATTGGGCTGCTGGGGAGTGAACAGCGCCAACTCTATTTACTTCCGCCACAATGTCAAACCAACATCCTGCCTAGGAACCCAATGGGAGCATGTTGATGGCTCTCTGGCGATGATAGAGGTCAGCACAGATGGTTCTGTGTATGGAGTCAACTCAGCAGGCAGTGTGTACAGAAG ggATGGAATCAGTGCTGAAACCCCAACCGGAACATCCTGGACCGAGCTAGACTTCTGCGTCACTTTCAAACACGTCACTTACGACAACGGCTATCTGTGGCTTCTCGACCCAACTGGTGACATCTATCGATGTGAAGAAACTGATTTGGCCATAACACAAGACCAAGCACAGCGATCTCTAGTGTGA
- the LOC120916388 gene encoding fish-egg lectin-like isoform X2, with amino-acid sequence MLFAVGLLQLCAGISASGDFHCTLIPGKLKQIDAGAGEVYGVNDGDDIYRWVNNDWIQIPGKLIHVSVGPAGVWGVNKDNVIYKFQDNDWMSVPGFLKQVDAGGDKFLGGVNARNSIYCLRRSCTVSRSSVVHFTPLDGSVKYYSCGPLGCWGVNSANSIYFRHNVKPTSCLGTQWEHVDGSLAMIEVSTDGSVYGVNSAGSVYRRDGISAETPTGTSWTELDFCVTFKHVTYDNGYLWLLDPTGDIYRCEETDLAITQDQAQRSLV; translated from the exons ATTTTCATTGCACATTAATCCCGGGAAAACTGAAACAGATTGATGCCGGCGCAGGTGAAGTGTACGGTGTGAACGATGGCGATGACATTTACCGCTGGGTAAATAATGACTGGATACAAATTCCTGGGAAGCTCATCCATGTTTCCGTTGGACCTGCTGGAGTTTGGGGTGTGAACAAAGACAACGTCATCTATAAATTCCAAGACAATGACTGGATGTCTGTACCAG GGTTCTTGAAGCAGGTAGATGCTGGTGGTGATAAGTTCTTGGGCGGGGTGAACGCACGAAACAGCATTTACTGCTTGAGAAGGAGTTGCACTGTTTCAAGATCTTCTGTTGTACACTTCACCCCACTGGATGGGTCAGTGAAATATTACAGCTGTGGGCCATTGGGCTGCTGGGGAGTGAACAGCGCCAACTCTATTTACTTCCGCCACAATGTCAAACCAACATCCTGCCTAGGAACCCAATGGGAGCATGTTGATGGCTCTCTGGCGATGATAGAGGTCAGCACAGATGGTTCTGTGTATGGAGTCAACTCAGCAGGCAGTGTGTACAGAAG ggATGGAATCAGTGCTGAAACCCCAACCGGAACATCCTGGACCGAGCTAGACTTCTGCGTCACTTTCAAACACGTCACTTACGACAACGGCTATCTGTGGCTTCTCGACCCAACTGGTGACATCTATCGATGTGAAGAAACTGATTTGGCCATAACACAAGACCAAGCACAGCGATCTCTAGTGTGA